In Bacillota bacterium, the sequence CATATGGAGCCACCAAAGCATACTGGATGTCGCTTCGGCCTCGGCAGGTGGGCGATTGCCCCTTAGGTTTTCACACCTGCTGTCTACGGCGGGACAAATCCATATTCAGATTGTAGACTTCGAGTCAGTCCATCTTCTCCGAACGCTTCTGAGCCCTCTGGGGGTTCACTCTCACTCCCGGGCCCATGGTGCTGGAAAGCACTATACTCCGGAGGTACTGGCCCTTCGCAGCCGCCGGCTTGGCCCTCATCAAGGCATCCATGAGGATGTAAAAGTTCTCTAAGAGCTTCTGGGTGTCGAAGGACACCTTGCCGATGGGCGCGTGGACTATTCCAGTCTTGTCAGTACGGTACTCGATCTTGCCAGCCTTTATGTCCGCGATAGCCTGCCTTATGTCGAAGGTGACCGTCCCAGTCTTGGGGTTGGGCATGAGGCCTTTGGGTCCAAGTAGCTTACCCAGCTTACCTACGAGACCCATGACGTCCGGGGTAGCCACGGCTACATCGAAACCGAACCACCCTCCCTTGATCTTCTCCGCCAGGTCCTCAGCACCTACCTCGTTCGCTCCGGCCTCTTGGGCCTCTCTAGCTTTGTCCCCTTTGGCGAAAACCACTACCCTGACCTGCTTTCCGGTTCCGTGAGGCAACACGACGGCACCCCGGACCATCTGGTCGGCATGCCTGGGGTCCACGCCCAGCCGGATTGAGGCGTCAACGGTCTCGTCGAACTTGGCGTAGGAACACTTCTTCACAAGGTCCAGGGCTTCATCCGGGGCGTAGGTAGCCTCAGGGTCAATGAACTTCTCCGCATCGTGAAACTTCTTGCCTCGCTTCAACTCTGTCTCATCCTCCTTGTGGTCCAACGGAAACGGGTTCCTCCCACAAAAGTGCTAGTCCACTACTTCAATGCCCATGCTGCGGGCGGTTCCTTCCACGATACGCATGGCTGCCTCAACGCTACCCGCGTTCAGGTCCGGCATCTTCATCTCGGCGATCTCCCTGACCTTGGCCCTGTTTAGCTTTGCCACCTTGGCCCTGTTGGGTTCGGCAGAGGCTTTCTCCAGCCCGGCAGCCTTTTTCAACAGTACAGCGGCAGGGGGCGTCCTGCACTCAAACGTGAACGACCGGTCCTCAAAGACCTTAAGGCTGACAGGAATGATTAACCCTGCATCCTTTGCAGTTCTCTCGTTGAACTCCTTGCAGAATGCCATTATGTTTACGCCATGGGGGCCAAGGGCGGTTCCCACAGGTGGCGCGGGGGTGGCTTTGCCAGCGGGTATTTGCAGCTTAACCTGGGCGGTAATCTTCTTTGCCATCTAGGGCGTCCTCCTTAAAGCTCTTCTATTTGCCCGAAATCCAGTTCTACGGGGGTTTCCCTCCCGAACATGGACACTAGCACCCTCATCTTGCCCCTATCGGGCTGTACCTCTTCTACAGAACCGATGAAGCCGCCAAAAGGCCCGGAAATCACCTTGACGCTCTGGCCTACCCTGTAGGTAATCTTGGGGCGTCCCTCCTCCATGCCCATGCGCCTGAGGATGCTCCGGACCTCCCCGGGCTGCAAGGGTACGGGCCGTGAACCTGAACCTACAAACCCGGTGACACCG encodes:
- the rplA gene encoding 50S ribosomal protein L1 — encoded protein: MDHKEDETELKRGKKFHDAEKFIDPEATYAPDEALDLVKKCSYAKFDETVDASIRLGVDPRHADQMVRGAVVLPHGTGKQVRVVVFAKGDKAREAQEAGANEVGAEDLAEKIKGGWFGFDVAVATPDVMGLVGKLGKLLGPKGLMPNPKTGTVTFDIRQAIADIKAGKIEYRTDKTGIVHAPIGKVSFDTQKLLENFYILMDALMRAKPAAAKGQYLRSIVLSSTMGPGVRVNPQRAQKRSEKMD
- the rplK gene encoding 50S ribosomal protein L11, encoding MAKKITAQVKLQIPAGKATPAPPVGTALGPHGVNIMAFCKEFNERTAKDAGLIIPVSLKVFEDRSFTFECRTPPAAVLLKKAAGLEKASAEPNRAKVAKLNRAKVREIAEMKMPDLNAGSVEAAMRIVEGTARSMGIEVVD
- the nusG gene encoding transcription termination/antitermination protein NusG, with the protein product MNKMWFVVHTYSGYENKVKANLEKRVESMGMEDKIFRVVVPLEEEIEYKDGKKKITKRKVFPGYVLVEMVMGDDSWYVVRNTPGVTGFVGSGSRPVPLQPGEVRSILRRMGMEEGRPKITYRVGQSVKVISGPFGGFIGSVEEVQPDRGKMRVLVSMFGRETPVELDFGQIEEL